A genomic region of Raphanus sativus cultivar WK10039 chromosome 6, ASM80110v3, whole genome shotgun sequence contains the following coding sequences:
- the LOC108806406 gene encoding protein ABSCISIC ACID-INSENSITIVE 5, translated as MVSRETEMISEREVESSTRHNGGAGGGGGENHPFSSLGRQSSIYSLTLDEFQHALCENGKNFGSMNMDEFLVSIWNAEENNNNNNHQATAAAASHPVPPSHNGFNNNNGGGESGVFSGGGGGGGSSGNQAANKRPGIVKQPSLPRQGSLTLPSPLCRKTVEEVWSEIHRGGGSGGGGGESNGRGGSSSNGQNNANNGGGGGESAARQPTFGEMTLEDFLVKAGVVREHPTNPKPILNPTPSSVIPASTQQQQLYGVFPGGGDPTFAVGVGDYGKRAGGGGGGYQQAPPVQTGVCYGGGGGFGAGGQQMGMVGPLSPVSSDGIGHGQVDNIGGQYGVDMGGLRGRKRVVDGPVEKVVERRQRRMIKNRESAARSRARKQAYTVELEAELNQLKEENAQLKHALGELERKRKQQYFESLKTRAQPKVPKVSGRLRTLMRNPSCPL; from the exons ATGGTGAGCAGAGAAACAGAGATGATATCTGAACGAGAAGTAGAGTCATCGACAAGACATAATGGAGGagccggaggaggaggaggagagaatCATCCCTTTTCTTCATTGGGAAGACAATCATCCATCTACTCATTGACACTCGACGAGTTCCAACACGCTCTCTGCGAGAACGGCAAGAACTTCGGATCCATGAACATGGACGAGTTCCTCGTTTCTATTTGGAACGCTGAGGagaataacaacaacaacaatcaccAAGCCACGGCCGCAGCAGCTTCACATCCCGTTCCACCGAGTCATAACGgtttcaacaacaacaatggtGGAGGTGAGAGCGGCGTCtttagtggtggtggtggtggtggtggttcttCAGGTAACCAAGCGGCTAATAAGAGACCAGGGATAGTGAAGCAGCCGAGTCTTCCACGACAAGGCTCGTTGACACTTCCATCTCCGCTTTGTAGGAAGACTGTTGAAGAGGTTTGGTCTGAGATACATAGAGGTGGtggtagtggtggtggtggtggagagagCAACGGACGTGGTGGTAGTAGTAGCAATGGTCAAAACAATGCTAATAACGGCGGCGGAGGCGGTGAGAGTGCGGCTAGGCAACCAACGTTTGGGGAGATGACGCTCGAGGATTTCTTGGTGAAGGCTGGTGTGGTTAGAGAACATCCAACTAACCCTAAACCTATTCTGAACCCGACTCCGTCTAGTGTTATACCCGCATCTACCCAGCAGCAGCAGCTTTACGGTGTGTTTCCAGGAGGTGGCGATCCTACTTTCGCGGTGGGTGTAGGTGATTACGGTAAAAgggcaggaggaggaggaggagggtatCAGCAGGCACCACCGGTTCAGACAGGTGTTTGCTATGGGGGTGGTGGGGGGTTTGGAGCGGGTGGACAGCAAATGGGGATGGTGGGACCGTTAAGCCCGGTGTCGTCAGACGGGATAGGACATGGACAAGTGGATAACATAGGAGGTCAGTATGGAGTTGATATGGGAGGGTTAAGGGGAAGGAAGAGAGTAGTGGATGGTCCGGTGGAGAAAGTAGTGGAGAGAAGGCAGAGGAGGATGATCAAGAACCGCGAGTCTGCTGCGAGGTCCAGAGCAAGAAAGCAG GCATATACTGTGGAGTTAGAAGCAGAACTGAACCAGTTGAAAGAAGAGAACGCACAGCTAAAACATGCATTG